One region of Culex pipiens pallens isolate TS chromosome 2, TS_CPP_V2, whole genome shotgun sequence genomic DNA includes:
- the LOC120413818 gene encoding ubiquitin carboxyl-terminal hydrolase 14: MPCFTVKVKWGKENFPNVEVNTDEEPMLFKAQLYALTGVQPERQKVLCKGINLKDDEWNMPIKDGTVLLLLGTREEVPQEPVEKPKFIEDMNESELATALELPAGLTNLGNTCYMNATLQCLKSVRELREALKTFREDPSSAGSSGGGPLAGLASPGAITTSMRNLFDDMERSDTVTPVLFLQRLHIAFPNFAQTGENGTYRQQDANECWSELLKMLQQKLQPSKGDSDQALKYSSFIDQWFGGSFDVQMSCTEAEDEPVSKSKENFLQLSCFISTEVKYMHSGIKLRLKEQLTKQSPTLGRDAVYTKTSLISRLPAYLTVQFVRFQYKGKEGINAKVLKDIKFPIDFDAFELCTPELQTKLAPIRAKYKEVEDAELERNLKGKHKTKAQLETEKPKTIPQPYCFEDDLGSNNSGYYTLQAVLTHQGRSSSSGHYVGWVRQKGDQWIKFDDDCVSPVDTEAILKLSGGGDWHCAYVLVYGPKILELPVDDEDKTATEGGGDSKASEEKMAVD; the protein is encoded by the exons ATGCCTTGCTTTACTG TGAAAGTGAAATGGGGAAAGGAAAACTTCCCGAACGTCGAGGTCAACACGGACGAGGAACCGATGCTGTTCAAGGCCCAGCTGTACGCGCTGACCGGAGTGCAGCCGGAGCGGCAGAAGGTCCTCTGCAAGGGCATCAACCTGAAGGACGACGAGTGGAACATGCCCATTAAGGAT GGAACCGTTTTGCTGCTGCTCGGGACGAGGGAGGAGGTTCCGCAGGAACCCGTTGAGAAGCCCAAGTTTATCGAGGACATGAACGAGAGTGAGCTGGCTACTGCT CTGGAACTTCCCGCCGGATTGACGAACCTGGGCAACACGTGCTACATGAACGCCACTCTGCAGTGTCTCAAGTCGGTGCGCGAGCTGCGCGAAGCGCTGAAAACCTTCCGCGAGGATCCGAGCTCGGCCGGTTCATCCGGGGGCGGCCCGTTGGCCGGCCTGGCTTCCCCAGGGGCGATCACGACCTCGATGCGGAACCTGTTTGACGATATGGAGCGCAGCGATACGGTCACGCCGGTGCTGTTCCTCCAGCGGCTGCACATTGCCTTCCCGAACTTTGCCCAGACGGGCGAGAACGGAACGTACCGGCAGCAGGACGCGAACGAGTGCTGGTCCGAGCTGCTCAAGATGCTGCAGCAAAAGTTGCAGCCCTCGAAGGGAGATTCGGACCAGGCGCTGAAGTACAGCTCGTTCATTGACCAGTGGTTCGGGGGCTCGTTTGACGTGCAGATGAGCTGCACCGAGGCGGAGGACGAACCCGTGAGCAAATCCAAGGAGAATTTCCTGCAGCTGAGCTGCTTCATTTCGACCGAGGTCAAATACATGCATTCGGGAATTAAGTTG AGATTGAAAGAGCAATTGACAAAACAGTCACCGACGTTGGGACGGGACGCAGTCTACACGAAAACG TCCCTGATCAGCCGACTGCCAGCCTACCTGACGGTGCAGTTCGTCCGGTTCCAGTACAAGGGCAAGGAGGGCATCAACGCCAAGGTGCTCAAGGACATCAAGTTCCCGATCGACTTTGACGCGTTCGAGCTGTGCACGCCGGAGCTGCAGACCAAGCTGGCCCCGATCCGGGCCAAGTACAAGGAGGTCGAGGACGCTGAGCTGGAGCGGAACCTGAAGGGAAAGCACAAGACCAAGGCCCAGCTCGAGACCGAAAAGCCCAAGACCATTCCCCAGCCGTACTGCTTCGAGGATG atttggGCAGCAACAACAGCGGCTACTACACGCTGCAGGCCGTGCTGACGCACCAGGGCCGGTCCAGCTCGTCCGGTCATTACGTGGGTTGGGTGCGCCAGAAGGGCGACCAGTGGATCAAGTTTGACGACGATTGCGTCTCGCCGGTGGACACGGAAGCGATTCTGAAGCTGTCCGGTGGCGGTGACTGGCACTGCGCGTACGTGCTCGTGTACGGACCGAAAATTCTGGAACTGCCCGTGGATGACGAGGACAAGACTGCTACCGAGGGGGGCGGGGACAGTAAAGCTTCGGAAGAAAAGATGGCTGTTGATTAG
- the LOC120413822 gene encoding uncharacterized protein LOC120413822, which produces MGRNCSAKNCQKNDARNVNTSFFKFPDDVTLCAKWIEFCASPQLTAAFNASGPYGIRGRKICSDHFTRDSFRAPLNTHQGLKYGAVPRLNTNEEEYLDVEYLEDSETTDVTTKVDTAMTTSKRKKVEKRYYVQGRHDLFEVLILEDPQEMDNES; this is translated from the exons ATGGGGCGAAATTGCAGcgcaaaaaattgtcaaaaaaacgaCGCAAGAAATGtgaacacctcttttttcaaatttcccgacGACGTGACGCTTTGCGCGAAATGGATAGAATTTTGCGCCTCGCCCCAGCTCACGGCGGCATTCAACGCCTCGGGACCGTACGGAATCCGTGGGCGGAAGATATGTTCCGATCACTTTACGCGTGACTCTTTTCGCGCTCCGCTGAATACGCATCAAGG tcTGAAGTACGGCGCCGTTCCCCGGTTGAACACCAACGAGGAGGAATATTTGGATGTTGAGTACCTGGAGGATTCAGAAACAACCGATGTCACGACCAAAGTCGATACGGCGATGACTACATCCAAGAGGAAAAAAGTCGAGAAGCGATACTACGTGCAGGGCAGACACGACCTCTTTGAGGTTTTGATTCTTGAGGATCCGCAAGAAATGGACAATGAAAGCTGA
- the LOC120413820 gene encoding transcription factor YY2-like: MSSHQDIMCEVEIDSNIVEVVDHVDGHFGAEMGGYEQYEVGVDDQYEEVTCETEDSQGLMMHHMDDDEEILHQEADIQAHEEVLDSSGDPMCVYGDINLENEIYIESTPGPSSRKRKSGMKQPRIVNRIRSNDVHNLTAVETLDVNHKPRRWEQKQVQIKTMEGEFSVTMWASGTDDDDGSNPEPDPDYTEYMTGKKITQDHHCGMTGIDLSDPKQLAEFARPGHKTKLGKLSSGGGSSGGMSSKAGGGGGGGATSGGESSDRNIACPHKGCNKMFRDNSAMRKHLHTHGPRVHVCAECGKSFVESSKLKRHQLVHTGEKPFQCTFEGCGKRFSLDFNLRTHVRIHTGDRPYVCPFDGCNKKFAQSTNLKSHILTHAKAKRNNSGGGGGSGGGGGGRSNNLMSQHAMMPSQSYVKMEPVDDNDSQYIVYTD; this comes from the coding sequence ATGTCTTCCCACCAGGATATCATGTGCGAGGTGGAGATCGACTCCAACATCGTGGAGGTGGTAGACCACGTGGACGGCCACTTTGGCGCCGAGATGGGCGGTTACGAGCAGTACGAGGTCGGCGTCGACGATCAGTACGAGGAGGTGACGTGCGAAACGGAAGATTCCCAGGGACTGATGATGCATCACATGGACGACGACGAGGAGATCCTGCACCAGGAGGCGGACATTCAGGCCCACGAGGAAGTGCTGGACTCGTCGGGCGATCCGATGTGCGTGTACGGCGACATTAATCTGGAAAACGAGATCTACATCGAGTCAACGCCCGGACCGAGTTCACGGAAGCGAAAGTCCGGCATGAAGCAGCCACGGATCGTGAACCGAATCCGGTCCAATGACGTCCACAATCTGACCGCGGTCGAAACGCTCGACGTCAATCACAAGCCCCGGCGGTGGGAGCAGAAGCAAGTACAAATCAAAACCATGGAGGGCGAGTTCAGCGTCACGATGTGGGCCTCCGGcacggacgacgacgacggctcgAACCCGGAACCGGACCCGGACTACACGGAGTACATGACGGGCAAGAAAATCACCCAGGATCATCACTGCGGCATGACCGGTATCGATCTGTCCGATCCGAAGCAGCTGGCGGAATTTGCCCGCCCCGGCCACAAAACGAAACTGGGAAAACTTTCGAGTGGAGGCGGTTCGTCCGGCGGAATGTCGTCGAAGGCGGGTGGCGGCGGTGGTGGCGGAGCTACCTCCGGGGGTGAATCGTCCGACCGGAACATTGCCTGCCCGCACAAGGGTTGCAACAAAATGTTCCGGGACAACAGCGCGATGCGAAAGCACCTGCACACGCACGGTCCGCGCGTCCACGTGTGCGCCGAGTGCGGGAAGTCCTTCGTCGAGAGCTCCAAACTGAAACGGCACCAGCTGGTCCACACTGGCGAGAAACCATTCCAGTGTACGTTCGAGGGCTGCGGCAAGCGGTTCTCGCTGGACTTTAACCTGCGAACGCACGTCCGGATACACACCGGCGACCGGCCGTACGTGTGTCCGTTCGACGGGTGCAACAAAAAGTTTGCCCAATCCACCAATCTCAAGTCCCACATCCTGACGCACGCCAAGGCCAAACGGAACAACAGTGGCGGCGGAGGAGGAAGCGGAGGTGGTGGAGGTGGCCGCAGCAACAACCTCATGTCCCAACACGCCATGATGCCGTCGCAGTCGTACGTCAAGATGGAACCGGTCGACGACAACGATTCCCAGTACATTGTCTACACGGATTAG
- the LOC128093198 gene encoding uncharacterized protein LOC128093198 isoform X2 has product MASGRARSPGPGKRPTLAIEVLSADLPTWKDAIELQMPYQEAFDEIKENTRRALENR; this is encoded by the exons TCGGTCTCCCGGACCCGGAAAGAGGCCAACTTTGGCGATAGAGGTGCTTTCCGCAGATTTACCCACTTG GAAGGATGCAATTGAGCTGCAGATGCCGTACCAGGAAGCGTTTGATGAAATTAAGGAAAACACCCGCCGGGCGCTGGAGAATCGGTGA
- the LOC120413821 gene encoding uncharacterized protein LOC120413821: MATASGRCDSLLQRFSDQLQCVICAELPRNAHICPHCSALFCHDCVWQWLTRAADEDTEDVESCPHCRKQLRPGRLVKLQWFGARVEPLREALERAVNGDDQAAGSDLNLPQDVEPKPQFTVGTFTLRNFRPQQMPTRIFSQKVVDDLGSIWRLEVFPRGEWMSAYLTLNKGLEGRYEYIIETLNNFPKRLRFESNFKQRSSFGAAEFIDTRPIPGDAAPMNINFRYFVRPVSFEEKCKLQQKLLDKLDKQDELLKGNPNTFYYRVENFSDFNKSTDRQQESYEDDLLNNWRLELNTGHSPRFLEMKVQLVYGVPGLYEVRLQLTNEVPECNKKLSFQHTFEPGWTAVFNMQIRWAQLEEYGFTHFDADFLEVIATVCPIHLNHQELQELLFSSDDDEGSYESNGISEIASEEGEQYYY, from the exons ATGGCCACCGCCTCAGGCCGCTGCGACTCGCTCCTTCAGCGCTTCTCCGACCAGCTGCAGTGCGTGATTTGCGCCGAGCTGCCCCGAAATGCGCACATTTGTCCGCACTGTTCCGCTTTATTCTGCCACGATTGCGTTTGGCAGTGGCTGACCCGGGCCGCCGACGAAGACACCGAGGACGTCGAGAGTTGTCCCCACTGCCGGAAGCAACTGCGGCCGGGCCGGTTGGTTAAGTTGCAGTGGTTTGGGGCGCGGGTGGAACCGCTGCGGGAGGCGCTGGAGAGGGCGGTGAATGGGGACGATCAGGCGGCCGGGAGCGATCTGAACCTGCCCCAGGACGTGGAGCCCAAGCCGCAGTTTACGGTGGGCACGTTTACGCTGAGGAACTTTAGGCCGCAGCAGATGCCAACGCGGATCTTCTCGCAGAAGGTCGTGGACGATTTGGGTTCGATTTGGCGGCTGGAGGTTTTCCCCCGGGGAGAGTGGATGTCGGCGTACCTTACGTTGAACAAGGGTCTTGAGGGACGGTACGAGTACATAATTGAAACGCTCAACAATTTCCCGAAGAGGTTGCGATTCGAGAGCAACTTTAAGCAGCGGTCGAGCTTTGGAGCGGCGGAATTCATCGATACGAGACCGATTCCGGGTGATGCTGCGCCGATGAACATCAACTTCCGTTACTTTGTACGACCCGTGTCGTTCGAGGAGAAGTGCAAGCTGCAGCAGAAGTTGCTCGACAAGCTGGACAAACAGGATGAGCTGTTGAAGGG AAATCCCAACACGTTTTACTACCGCGTTGAGAACTTCTCCGACTTTAACAAGTCCACCGATCGGCAGCAGGAAAGTTACGAGGACGACCTGCTCAACAATTGGCGCCTGGAGCTCAACACCGGCCACTCTCCGCGCTTCCTAGAGATGAAAGTCCAGCTGGTGTACGGCGTGCCCGGTCTATACGAGGTCCGGTTACAGCTCACGAACGAGGTGCCGGAGTGCAACAAGAAGCTCTCCTTCCAGCACACGTTCGAGCCCGGCTGGACGGCCGTCTTCAACATGCAGATTCGCTGGGCCCAGCTGGAGGAGTACGGCTTTACGCACTTTGACGCCGACTTCCTGGAGGTGATTGCGACCGTCTGTCCGATCCACTTGAACCATCAGGAGCTGCAGGAGCTGCTGTTTTCGAGTGACGACGACGAGGGGTCGTACGAGAGCAATGGCATCAGTGAGATAGCGTCCGAGGAGGGTGAACAGTACTACTATTGA